From Zerene cesonia ecotype Mississippi chromosome 13, Zerene_cesonia_1.1, whole genome shotgun sequence, the proteins below share one genomic window:
- the LOC119831390 gene encoding tRNA (guanine(37)-N1)-methyltransferase: MCESKVSLMPVGVRGMRILDREKFVQKVHVPVIVVTEDKIAKTSKILKNYFFKLENFKPVQDYVSDDCIKKKKIFCHPEKITQWTDISESDRTALKLNEVSEENLFFEDLQLTYDNLKIDIVFKAVLPENEEIVSSFSQIGHIIHLNLKDHLLDYRQLIGQVLLDKIKTCRTVVNKSNIIDNTYRNFKMEVIAGEENFLVTVKENRCQFQFDFSKVYWNPRLGKEHERILSFLKPNDVLFDVFCGVGPFSIPAAKRSTIVFANDLNPDSYKWLEHNATQNKIDKSLITMYNLDGKDFICDIFKQYIIDLCNGTHKLESKAKIHITMNLPALAVEFLKYFNGLIDKQLCENIPKDITVYVYCFAIGEDPVSVAKEMVLTNIGMDISENVIDVFKVRNVSPKKEMMRVTFNLTKEVLCKRVLVESDEPPVKKVCV, encoded by the coding sequence ATGTGCGAATCGAAGGTTTCATTGATGCCGGTTGGTGTTCGTGGTATGCGTATTTTGGACCGCGAAAAATTCGTACAAAAAGTGCATGTGCCAGTGATTGTGGTGACTGAAGACAAGATTGCGAAAACTAGCAAAATATTGAAGAATTACTTTTTCAAATTAGAAAACTTTAAGCCAGTTCAAGACTACGTAAGTGACGACTGtattaagaaaaagaaaattttttgCCATCCAGAAAAAATTACCCAATGGACAGACATATCCGAGTCAGATAGAACTGCTCTTAAGCTAAACGAAGTAAGTgaagaaaatttgtttttcgaGGATCTTCAGCTCACTTACGACAATTTGAAGATCGATATAGTTTTTAAGGCAGTGCTCCCTGAAAATGAAGAAATAGTCAGTAGTTTTTCTCAAATCGGTCATATCATACACCTGAATTTAAAAGATCACCTGCTTGACTATCGGCAGCTGATAGGTCAAGTTCTTCTAGACAAAATCAAGACATGCAGGACAGTTGTAAACAAAAGCAACATAATAGACAATACATATCGCAATTTCAAGATGGAGGTGATTGCGGGAGAAGAGAACTTCCTGGTAACAGTAAAAGAGAATAGGTGTCAATTTCAGTTTGACTTCTCCAAGGTGTATTGGAACCCTAGGTTGGGTAAGGAGCATGAAAGGATCTTATCATTTCTAAAACCAAATGATGTTCTATTTGATGTATTTTGTGGGGTGGGCCCATTCTCCATACCAGCAGCAAAGCGAAGTACAATTGTGTTCGCAAATGACTTAAATCCTGACTCTTACAAGTGGCTGGAACATAATgcaacacaaaataaaattgacaaatCACTCATTACAATGTACAATCTAGATGgcaaagattttatttgtgatatCTTCAAACAATACATCATTGACTTATGTAATGGTACACACAAACTAGAAAGCAAAGCGAAAATCCATATAACCATGAATTTACCAGCATTAGCTGTTGAATTTCTCAAATATTTCAACGGTTTGATTGATAAACaattgtgtgaaaacataCCCAAGGATATAACagtgtatgtttattgttttgctATCGGTGAAGATCCAGTGTCTGTAGCTAAGGAAATGGTTTTAACAAACATTGGTATGGATATATCAGAGAATGTAATTGATGTGTTTAAGGTAAGAAATGTTTCACCAAAGAAGGAAATGATGAGAGTGACATTTAATCTCACCAAAGAAGTGCTATGTAAAAGGGTTTTAGTGGAAAGTGATGAGCCACCAGTGAAAAAAgtatgtgtttaa